One Corynebacterium matruchotii genomic window, AACCATATTATGACTATCAAACAGTTGCAAGATCATCCAACTATTGAGGTTGGACCATAACCGGCAACGCCGCAGCGTGACGTATTACACTTGCTGTGTGGAACCAGCGATTCTCCCCCAGCCCGACGCCAATGATGTGCTGCTCAGCCGAATCTTGTATGTGCTTGCCGAGCCGGCCCGCCTCTATATTTTCACCCGGCTCGTCACCAACGGCACCGTAAGCTGCCTTGATATTGCAGATGAGCTCAACCTGCACAAATCGACGGTTTCCCACCATTTGAAGATTTTCCGCGAGGCCGGCCTGACCACGACCACCGTTGTGGGCCGCGACCGCAAGGTGAGTTTCCGGCGCGCCGAGCTCGATGCCCGCTTCCCAGGGCTTGTCGACGCCCTCTACGCCGGCGCCCAGCTCGAATCTCTCCGGGAGCGCCCCTGAATCACGGCGCATCGCACCGGTTGGAACCGTCGAAAAGCCAGGATAGTTAGCATTAACTACGCCAACTTAGGCGAGCTTTTCCTGATTTATGTAAGGTGAATAGTAAATAGCATTGCGTGCTACCCCACATGGTGTTATTGCTGCCATCGTGGGGGCGCACACCCCATGTCACGAAGGGAAAGCTCATGGCTAAAGTCCAGCGTCAGCTGCCGCATCCAACCGAACTTTTTGATCTGATTAAGTTTAAAAAGCTCGACCTCAATCTCAAGCGGGCGCGCCTCAGCGACGCCCAAACCATTGATGACCTGCGCAAGATCGCCAAGCGTCGCACCCCGGCAGCTGCCTTTGACTACACGGATGGTGCCGCCGACGACGAAATCTCGATGAATCGGGCCCGCCAGGCATTCAAGGATGTGGAGTTCCACCCCTCCATCCTCAACGATGTCAGCAATGTGGATACCAGCTGCGAGGTGTTCGGCGGCCCGTCCGCCCTCCCGTTCGGTATCGCCCCGACGGGTTTCACCCGGCTCATGCAGACCGAGGGCGAG contains:
- a CDS encoding ArsR/SmtB family transcription factor — protein: MEPAILPQPDANDVLLSRILYVLAEPARLYIFTRLVTNGTVSCLDIADELNLHKSTVSHHLKIFREAGLTTTTVVGRDRKVSFRRAELDARFPGLVDALYAGAQLESLRERP